The stretch of DNA TGGTCAAGCCGGCCTGAGCCATATCCAGCACCACAGGCTCATCACCCACAATAATTGCGGTGTCGTGCCCGCCATTGCCGTGAATGTTTTTCAGGTCGTCCGAAGCGCTGATGACAAAGACGTCATCACCTTTGCCGCCAACATAGGTGTTGTTGCCGGCCCCGCCCACCAGCCAGCCGCCGGCAGGTGCAGCAATCAGTGTGTCATCGCCACTGCCACCGTACAGATTGCTCACGCCCAGTTGCGCCGCGTCCAGGGTTTCCCCTGTGGTGTTCTGACTGGCATACGCGGTGGTGGTAATGCCGTTCGTTGTAGATGTCACCCGTGTGCCGGCGCCCTGATTGCTCAGGGTGTTGCTGACCGGATCGCCAAGGAAATCAACCGCCAACGCCTCCTGGGTCTTGCCATTGATGGTGAACGAACCGGTGGCGAGCACCTTGTTACCATCACGGATCTCGTCATCGGTTGACGCTGCACGCACGTTGATCTGGGTGATGCCCAGCTCGGCCAGCGTCTTGAGCTCCCCCGCATCAACTTTCGCGTCATGGGTGCCGTCGACCCAGACCCGCAGCTTGCTCCAGATCGGATCGCGCTGGTCGATCACGCCGTCCTTGTTGCCATCCTCGCTGGCCAGGGCGGCAAAACCGTCCTTGAACTTCGTCTCGCCCGCCGCGCCATTCACGCCGGCCTTACCGCCGTAGTACTCGGAGAACATCTGGCTGACGTCCTTGATCTGGCCGCTGCCATCGTCGATCACCAGCATGCCGGTGCTGCGATCCGCCCAGCCGCTGCGCTTGAGCGTGCCGCTGTGGTCGGTGTCAAACAGCACGCCGTCGCGGATGTCGGTCATGTGCACGCCGTTGCCGGTCAGGTCCAGCAGCAGCGGATCGACGTAGGTGTTGAAGGTGGTCATGGCCGACAGGCCGTTCAGGGTCACGGCATTGCGCAGGCTGAAGTCCGGCTTGGTGCTGTCCGGGGCCTGGTAGAAATTCGACAGGTAGGTGTTGGGCCGGGCATTGGGGTCGAGCTGCATCTCACCGGGACGAATACCGCCCGAGGCCAGGCTGGACATCTGGGTCGAGGTGAAGTCGGTTTTGTTTAGTATTCCATTCTGGAAAGAAATACTATGGGTAGCCGAATTCGTTATATAGCCATTGGCAACATCCTGCTGGGATTTACCTTCACCGATATCATTGTGTCGAGGTTGTGGAGAGGGATCGATATTAATACTAACCAGCCCGGAAGAACCGCCGGCCTTTGTCGCATTAACTCTATTAAGCCGCTCAATTGCATCTTCGGTGGGACTCAAGGCTTCAAAGGCATTATGTTGCACCCGGAAGTCTCGCTTTAAATTCAATGCCGCTTGTTTCTCTACATCCGCCAGTCCGGCCCAACTACTAATCGGGCTTTCAGGAAAGGCGTACCACTTCCCGTCATGAGGATTGTAAGTGTAGTTGTCGATATATCCAGGATCCTGATAACCACCAAGATCATCCATATGCAGCATCGCGCCTGCGCCAAAAACCTTTGCCCCCGCGAAGGTATTCAAGGCATCGACAACTTGCATATTTCGCAACTTAGCGGCAATAAAATTTCTCATAACATCTTCCATAAATATATCAGCATTGCGCAAACCGCAACAATCACGAACAAGCCCACAAGCCCAATCCAGAACCGCGTGCCCTTCTTGTCATCGAACCGCCTGCACGTTAATAGCTGCAGCGTTTTCAAACCGACCCAATAAAATACAAACTCACTTAAAATGGTGAGCCACTCCATACCCTCCCCCTATGCGTTCAGTGGCGATATTTCGCTATAATTACCGTTCTCTCAAACTCTCATCCACATGCTGTTGTTGCGAGTTCAGGAAGTAGTCGATCATCCGGCACTGGTCGGTCTTCACTTCCTCTATCATCCAGTGCCAGACACCCGTTTCTTACTCAAACATTACCTTACCCAGAGCATCGAGAACAAAGTCGTCCACTGCCCTCACATCTGTAAATTCTTTTGGATACTGATAAAAAACCCACAGTCCGGACTTATATATTCGGTTTGCCCGAACCGTATTCGTAAAGTCCGAGACATACACCGATACGCCATCCCCCCCGGTGAACTTTCTTTTTCGAAAACCACCTACATCATAAGTTTCAACCCCACCCTCCACCGAAATTGGTCTTTCCCCACTAAGATGCCTATTGGCGTCAAACCCCTCCATGGATATTTTTTCCATATAGAAATATACTGGAAATTTTATTTTCTTCTCATCATCTACAACTGCCATTCCAGGATACTCGACAGTAAATCGAATACCGTCCCCACCGTTGTAAATGACACGCCGACAGTCCTCCTGAGTCAGGTTGAACCGGTAGACGACGCCATATCTTTTTTCACTTGCAAACTCACACCATGCAAAACCACCGCCTTCTTGCGACGAATAAATTTTCATATACGGATTATCTTTCGGCTCTGGAATCAAGTAGTACAAAAACGAAAAGAAGGCCACTACACCACTGAGCCAATACCAACGTCGATTTGATATTTTATCCACGTTTTCTGCCTCTCAAGAACAACACTTTCGCATACCTCGCTAACGACAATCCGCGGACTTCACCTGAGTACCCAGCCAGAACATCGGAAAAGGTCTGGTCTTTACGCTCGACCAGGTAGCTGCGAGGTACTGCTATCGTTTCTCCTGAAAGACGATCAGATATGGGTTGCGCCGACAGCGACTGCCCAGTGGGGCCTGAACGCCAAGGAAAATCAACCACAAGAAAAATGTAAAAACCAAGCCCTGCAATCAAGATAAGTGCAATACAAACCCTAAGCAGTTGCCATACAAAAATGCATGTTTTCAACAAAAATCGCTTAAGAGCAAGAGGCATTTTCCCCCACTTCTTCCTCGAAAAACAAAAACCATATCTATTCATGCTTCAATGCTTTGGATTGTAATAAGAAAACTTCACAAACCCCTCGATACCTCGAAAAGCCTCCAACTCTTCAAGGGTACTGACTTCAACCGAATAACTTCCAGGCGCCAACTCCAGAATTTCAATCAACCTAACTGCCACATTAATATTCCGTCCTTCATAATCAATCCCCTGCCCCCACTGCACACCTGTTGTCACTAACTCCTCATCAAAGAAAACCTGCTCATCTTTCAAGACCCGAAGATGGATGGGAATAGCTACGCCTTCATGATCAAGATCACCCCATATTTCAATTTGCTTATTTATCTCGGCTAAACCATGTCCCTTCGTAAATAACAAAGCGAATCTGTAGTCGCCGGCTTTGTTAACCACAAACTGCGCACTGGCGAACTGATTAGCCCGAGAGACATCCAGGGGCTTCACTATCGATACAGGTGCTGAACAGGCGGTCAGCAAAAAACAAAGAAGACCAACAATCCCTTTTCGCATAATAAACTCCACCTTTCTATACCACCCAGACACCGCAAACCTTTACAACGATTCAATGCTTGGGATTGTAATAACTAAACTCTACGTAGCTCTCAATACTGCGAAATGCCTGTACTTCCCCAAGAGTGCCGACTTCAACCGAATATCTCCCAGGCGACAATTCCAATGTCTTGATCAAACGCACCGTCGTGTTGATTCGCTGCCCCTGATAATCAAACGTCTGCCCCCAGTAAATCCCTGTGGTCACTATGTCCTCGTCAAACACCGGTGTTCCATCTTTCAAGACCCGAAGATGCACAGGAATCGCGATACCTTCCTTGTGGCTGGTGCCCCAGATTTCTTCCCGGCTGATTATTTCAGCCAGGGTGTTTCCCTGAACAAACAGCAAAGCGAATCTATAGTCAGCCGACTTGCTGACTACAAAGCCTGCTGTGGCTCTTTGTTCGGCCTGTGAAATATCAATGGGTTTTACCACCCATACCGGTGCGGAGCATGCCGCCAGCCAGATACAACTGAAAAAAATCAAAAACTTGCGCCAAGAATCGATCCTTGAAGCAACATTAATAACCTTGCCAACCGAATGATATTTTTTATCCAAAAAGCGCGAAGGCCCTTGTAGCTGGTCGTCATTAAATGCGATCAATTCCACACACCACCTCCTTATCCAGCCAATACATTACCGAGGGCACCGAGAACAAAATCGTCCACGGCCCTTACATCCGTAAGTTCCTTTGGGTATTGGTAGAAAACCCATAATCCGCTGCCATACAGGCGGTTCGCCCGGACCGTCGCCACGTAGTCCGAGACATACACCGAGACACCGTCTTTCCCTGTGAACTTGCGCTCCTGAAAACCACCGACCTCATAACCCTCGACCCCGTCCGACAGCGCCACGGGATGCTTGCCGCGCAGGTGCCTATCGGCGTCGAAGCCTTCCATGGAGATACGTTGGATAAACAAGGCTATCGGGTAACGGCTGCCCTTGGCGTCGTCGCTGACCACCTCTGCCGTTGGATACTCGAGGGTGAATTCGATGCCGCTGCTGCCGTCATAACGCACCAGGCGACAGGCCTGCGGGCTCATGGAGAATCGAAAGGCAGGCACGTCGTGCTGGATGGATGAAAACTCACACCCGGTAAAAACACTGCCCTCCCCCGTTGAGTGAAGTTTCATATAGGGGCTGTCTTGCGTGGTTGGCAGCAAGGAGTACAGAAGCAGCACGACTGCCGCTCCCGCACCAAGCCAATACAGACTTCGACTTACGGATCTGGCCATACCGGTTATTCCCCACACACTGAAAAAATCATTGATGCCTGGCGATACGCCGGGAACTTCACTTCAACCGTCCTAGCGCTCGCGCAGACTCTCATCCACATGCTGTTGCAAAGGACTCAGGAAGTAGTCGATCACCCGGCGCTGGTCGGTCTTCACTTCCGCGGTGATCGACATGCCCGGCGACAGCGCCACGCGTTGGCCATTGACCATCAGGTGATCGGACTTCAGGCGAAT from Pseudomonas chlororaphis subsp. chlororaphis encodes:
- a CDS encoding DUF5625 family protein codes for the protein MRKGIVGLLCFLLTACSAPVSIVKPLDVSRANQFASAQFVVNKAGDYRFALLFTKGHGLAEINKQIEIWGDLDHEGVAIPIHLRVLKDEQVFFDEELVTTGVQWGQGIDYEGRNINVAVRLIEILELAPGSYSVEVSTLEELEAFRGIEGFVKFSYYNPKH
- a CDS encoding DUF5625 family protein produces the protein MELIAFNDDQLQGPSRFLDKKYHSVGKVINVASRIDSWRKFLIFFSCIWLAACSAPVWVVKPIDISQAEQRATAGFVVSKSADYRFALLFVQGNTLAEIISREEIWGTSHKEGIAIPVHLRVLKDGTPVFDEDIVTTGIYWGQTFDYQGQRINTTVRLIKTLELSPGRYSVEVGTLGEVQAFRSIESYVEFSYYNPKH